A stretch of DNA from Coccidioides posadasii str. Silveira chromosome 1, complete sequence:
AAATCATAACGATATGGAGCCCGAGAGAATCCCGGACGAGCCGCGCGATCACCTCTCCGGCTACAAGGGGGTAGGAGTATCCCTATTCCGGACTTGGGGGGTGTTGCTACACGATTGATTTCGTCGCAGGATAAGGAACAATCCGTCTGATTTCAATTTACGTACGAGGTTAAGCGTCCATGGCTGGTTCCCTCGCATCCCCAGGACTGACAGACATCAGCATGATGCCGTATCCATCCAAAGCTCCCCGAATAGAAAAGAGCTTAGTCGCCTCGACAGTAATTGGCGCGCGCTTTTGAATCGAAACCAGCCTGAACAAAATCCACTTGCGTTTGTTCCTGCGAAACGGAGGTTCGAATTCGGGACCATACTTTTGAACAGACATTTCGAAATGAGCGGCCAAGTCAGGAACTGGGAAGGTCATTAGAGTAAAAAGGAGGGAAAAGGTGAGAGCTCAAACTCGATATGTACCTATCTTAAGAACAACTATCGAAGCCATGTACAACCTAGCAAGCAATAACCAAGCATGGGAGTATCAACATGAACGACATAGCAAGAATGTTATCTATGCAGGGTGGCTGTATGATCCTCGCAAAAGTAAACAAGACTGGCTGGAAGGAGATTAGAGGCAACAAATACGGGAGACAAGGAAATGTGCAGCGTGGTTATAACATAAAAACATAAACATACGGCAGATGCCAGCTGATAAGGGAAGGGGATAATGCAAAGTGGGAAAAATGATATGTCcaagaattttttttttgcccttatttttattttcggAGCTGGTTTTTGTTTTAGTTATTCGCAGCAAGAGATTTCCCACTTTGCGACTCGGGAAGAGGAGCGCTTAGAAGCAGCAATCAAGGCATTCAACACAACATTCGCAGGTCTCTTCACATAGGAAACAGCAGCAGAGTGTTGCGAGACTGTAATCGCCAAGTGTTAGGTAAATATTTATTCCAATGGATCTGGTCAGAGATTTGGCGTGAAATATGCTTACCAGGCATAGAGGCATCCACGATCTTTCTTCTCCTGCACGATAACAGTTTGCGGGGGTGGTGGCTGCTGGGGATATTGCATCTGTCAGGTGCCAGCAATCAGCACTGTGGTTAAAGTTTCTTTGTTTCATCTTCTTGGGGCATGAAGGGACAGTACCTGAGGAGGAGGTCCCTGAGGAGGATAGCCCTGTGGTGGTGGATAGCCCTGAGGTGGGTACCTATGGGAGAGCAAGGGTGTCAGTAAAAGGGATCTTGATTAACAGCTACAGTGACTGGACTTACCCTTGAGGAGGAGGCTGCTGGTAGTAGGACTGGCTTGCCATTGTGCGAGGACAGCGTGGAACACGGGAGATAGAGAACGAGAGACGGATGTTATCTATGTCCCATGAACAGTTAGAGACAGATGGAGAGGTTCGAAGTATAAAGAGGCAACTCACAATGAAACTGGGCTTGGTGACGATTATGAGGACGAGGTCCAAAGATGgggagagaaagaggagaAGGGAAGGGAAAGCAAAGTCGTCTGGGGATGGGCAGATGTGTTTCTGCGTGGTCTGGTTCTTCATTACTTGCCTTTTTGCGCTTGAAAGCTTGTAATATGCTAAATATACTTGGTACGGGCCATACATACACGTATTGCGTCTAGCTGTCGGTATGTCATTTACAGCAGGGAATACGGAGCGCATGCCAAACGCTCGTTCTGtgtatctctctctctccccaaTGCACGTTGGCTGATAATTCACCTCATACACGGCTCGTAAACTCTCCTCAAGGCCATGACAATGGACCTTGATTACAATTTCCCAACACTTTTGATTTCACGCAACCAGACACACCTCTGGAGCTCGTCCACACACACATAAACACACATGCATTCCGACATTGCGGACTTTTTTAAGAGTTCCAGCTCCGTCTTGATCTCAGCAGGCGATCCAATCGAGGGGTGTCAGCATTGGTGGAGAAGATGACGCTGAGAGTCCATTGTGGGGAATGCTAAGAAGTCTGAGCCTAGCCTGCCACCAGCCATAACTGACGACCAGCCACAGCTATCAAGCCCCCAGACTAACGACGCCTGAACTATCTAATTTTTGACACGCAACAAGACAAAAAGGAGCGGCGCATGGCGTAGAGAACCACTGTGAACGATTTTTGCAGTTCTGGAAACTCAAGGGCTTGGATGGGAGGGTCTTGGAAACACAATACTCTCcgtacatacggagtacatcaaTACCAGTATTACCGAATCTTCCGTCCCAAGATTGTTGCTTTCGGGCGCGGAGGAGCAATACAGCCAATCCATACGATAGTCAACAGCCACACGGCCTGTGATTGGACAGTGGCGCCCCGAGACCCACGTCTAGATTGCGTTGGCCCGACGAAGGAGACCCACATTGCCATCGAATTGATTGGCTCTGATTTAGACATTGTGGCTGCTAATGCCCGTCGTCGACTCACACTAGCCACATCATTGTCCTTGGCCAATTGTCTGTTACCCTGGAGTGGGCCTCTGCGTACTCCAATCCTCGGCGGCTTGACGGTGTGGTGTTATCCGGTCTTGAGCGAGAGTGAGTG
This window harbors:
- a CDS encoding uncharacterized protein (TransMembrane:1 (o17-37i)), yielding MKNQTTQKHICPSPDDFAFPSLLLFLSPSLDLVLIIVTKPSFIITSVSRSLSPVFHAVLAQWQASPTTSSLLLKGTHLRAIHHHRAILLRDLLLRCNIPSSHHPRKLLSCRRRKIVDASMPVSQHSAAVSYVKRPANVVLNALIAASKRSSSRVAKWEISCCE